In the Elusimicrobiota bacterium genome, TTCGGCTCCGAGATCAAGGCGCTCCTGGCCCATCCCGACTGCCCCAAGGAGATGGACCGGGCGGCCCTCTACCACTACTTCACCTTCAAGCACGTCCCCGCCCCAAGGACCGCCTTCGCCGGGATATCCGTCCTGAAGCCCGGCGAACAACTGGTCTTCGAGGACGGAGAGGCGAAGCGGCAGACTTGGTGGCGCCCGTCTTTCCGGGAGGACCGGACCGCCGACGAGCCCTCCGCCAAGGAGCGGATCCTGAGCATCCTCGACGACGCGACCAGAATCCGCATGCGCAGCGACGTCCCCTTCGGGGCGTACCTCAGCGGAGGGCTGGACTCCAGCGCCGTCGTCACCCTGATGCGCCGGGCACGCAGCGGTCCGCTGCTGACTTTCTCCCTCGGATATGAGGAAGATTTTCGCAACAAAGCCTCCGATCTGACGGCCGCCCGCCGCGTCGCGAAGTCTCTGGGGACCGTACATCATGAATACCTCATGTCCGCGCGCGAGCTCGAACAGGACGCGGGAGATATCCAGCACTCCTTCGACCAGCCGTTCTCCGGCACCGTCTCGACCTTCTTCCTGACCAAGCTCATCTCGAAGCACGTCAAGGTCGCCCTCTCCGGCGACGGAGCCGACGAACTGTTCGGCAGCTACCTCTCTCACAGGACCGCCGGGCCCATCCACCGGTACGGTGCGCTCCGAGAGAAGGCCCTCTCCGGAAAGCTGACCGCAGCGGAGGCCCACACCCTGCAGCCGTGCGATTCCGCATTCCTGGAGCGTCTCTTCGCGGCCTCCGGCGGCGATGAAGCGGCCTGGCGCTGCCGCCTCCATCTCTTTGCCGACGAGGAGAAGCGGCATCTGCTCAGCCGGGAGTTCCTGCACGCCGCCGCCGGGGAGGATTCCCTGGACATGATCCGCGAGGACTTCCGCGACGTCCAGGCGGCCGACCCCCTCAACCGCGTCCTGGAGATGGAGTACAAGCACCAGTTCCCGGACCAGGTCCTGGCCTTCCTCGACTCCCTCTCCATGGCGCACTCGGTCGAGGTCCGGTCCCCTTTCCTCGACTATCGGCTCGTCGAATTCGCCGCTGCTCTCCCCGAAAGCCTCAAGATCCGAGGTCCGGTGGTCAAGAGCATCCTTAAGGATACCTTCCGCGACCTCCTCCCGCCGGGGGTGGCCGACAGACCCAAGGAGGGGTTCGTCCTGCCGGTCAACGATTGGCTCGCCGGCTCCCTCCGGGAATGGCCGGCGAAGGTGCTCAGCCGAGAACGCATGGCCCGGCACGGCTGCTTCGACGCGGAGACCGTGCTCGGTCTCACGAAGGCGATGCGCCCGGGCGACGCCGCCCGGGCGGGAA is a window encoding:
- the asnB gene encoding asparagine synthase (glutamine-hydrolyzing): MCGICGFSGPSREDILRRMADAIRHRGPDEDGFYSDDAVNLGMRRLSIIDPATGRQPLHNEDSRLWVVMNGEIYNAPELRREMEARGHRFYTDHSDTETLPHLYEEYGDDFPTHLNGMFAAALWDRVRRRLLLVRDRMGVKPLFYRVANGRLIFGSEIKALLAHPDCPKEMDRAALYHYFTFKHVPAPRTAFAGISVLKPGEQLVFEDGEAKRQTWWRPSFREDRTADEPSAKERILSILDDATRIRMRSDVPFGAYLSGGLDSSAVVTLMRRARSGPLLTFSLGYEEDFRNKASDLTAARRVAKSLGTVHHEYLMSARELEQDAGDIQHSFDQPFSGTVSTFFLTKLISKHVKVALSGDGADELFGSYLSHRTAGPIHRYGALREKALSGKLTAAEAHTLQPCDSAFLERLFAASGGDEAAWRCRLHLFADEEKRHLLSREFLHAAAGEDSLDMIREDFRDVQAADPLNRVLEMEYKHQFPDQVLAFLDSLSMAHSVEVRSPFLDYRLVEFAAALPESLKIRGPVVKSILKDTFRDLLPPGVADRPKEGFVLPVNDWLAGSLREWPAKVLSRERMARHGCFDAETVLGLTKAMRPGDAARAGKIWNLMMFQIWWERYFG